A portion of the Candidatus Manganitrophaceae bacterium genome contains these proteins:
- a CDS encoding sulfurtransferase TusA family protein, with amino-acid sequence MITADYTLDTLGLFCPIPVILTSKKMKKMAQNQVLEILSDDEGIKKDMPVWCQDSGNEFLDLIEDGSVLKIYVRKKMKEASNENK; translated from the coding sequence ATGATTACCGCAGACTATACGCTGGATACCCTTGGGCTTTTTTGTCCCATTCCCGTCATCCTCACTTCAAAAAAGATGAAAAAAATGGCCCAGAATCAAGTCCTCGAAATCCTTTCGGACGATGAGGGCATTAAAAAGGACATGCCGGTCTGGTGCCAGGATAGTGGGAACGAATTTCTTGATTTAATAGAGGACGGGAGCGTCTTAAAGATCTATGTCCGGAAGAAAATGAAGGAAGCAAGCAACGAGAACAAGTGA